The Caviibacter abscessus genome window below encodes:
- a CDS encoding bifunctional ADP-dependent NAD(P)H-hydrate dehydratase/NAD(P)H-hydrate epimerase gives MIIITDNNQSKEIDNILINEYGIPLNILMENVAINVVKNLDLTKNKYIVVCGPGNNGADGLCIARQLKTLKKEVKVICPENKSIHYDIARKINIDFITEVENCDILIDCIFGTGINGKLTGKYKEIVNNINNNDFKYTIVSVDLPTPSIKPDLVIMLSSYKEEMLNIDAPVIVENIGVPQCMYEKISSKYLVDEEYINSIKIKRDIFANKGDFGRTLIIAKNGAALLAVSGSVKVGSGYTYLLSDSKTCAANLIKTPECINIKDMEEINKINVIGIGPGLSADEQLKNIIMENIDKKLVLDADAINVLAKHKEMITLLNEDCILTPHILEFARISDFSVEEILKYPFEAIKQFKRKFKGVILLKGKNTIISYDDKYYVINIGNSKMANAGMGDLLLGMISSYYAQGYKPLHAAIYGAYNHANIGRRLSKHHEIVNPTMISNEM, from the coding sequence ATGATTATAATAACAGATAATAATCAATCGAAAGAAATTGATAATATTCTGATAAATGAATATGGTATACCTTTAAATATTTTAATGGAAAATGTTGCTATAAATGTTGTGAAAAATCTTGATTTAACTAAGAATAAATATATTGTTGTATGTGGTCCTGGAAATAATGGAGCTGATGGACTATGTATAGCAAGGCAACTAAAAACATTGAAAAAAGAAGTCAAGGTCATTTGTCCTGAAAATAAGAGTATTCATTATGATATTGCAAGAAAAATAAATATTGATTTTATAACTGAAGTTGAAAATTGTGATATTTTGATTGATTGTATATTTGGAACTGGAATTAATGGAAAATTGACAGGAAAATATAAGGAAATTGTAAATAATATCAATAACAATGATTTTAAATATACAATAGTTTCTGTTGATTTACCTACACCTAGTATAAAACCTGACTTAGTTATTATGCTTTCATCATATAAGGAAGAAATGTTAAATATTGATGCCCCTGTAATAGTTGAAAATATAGGTGTACCTCAATGCATGTATGAAAAAATAAGTAGTAAATATTTAGTGGATGAGGAATATATAAATTCTATAAAAATTAAAAGAGATATATTTGCAAATAAAGGTGATTTTGGAAGAACGTTAATTATTGCGAAAAATGGTGCTGCATTATTAGCGGTTTCTGGAAGTGTAAAAGTCGGAAGCGGATACACATATTTATTATCGGACTCTAAAACTTGTGCTGCTAATTTAATTAAAACTCCGGAATGTATAAACATAAAAGATATGGAAGAAATAAATAAAATTAATGTCATTGGAATAGGACCTGGACTTTCTGCTGATGAACAATTAAAAAATATAATAATGGAAAATATTGATAAAAAGCTGGTGTTAGATGCAGATGCTATAAATGTTTTGGCAAAACATAAAGAAATGATAACTTTATTAAATGAAGATTGCATTTTAACACCTCATATCTTAGAATTTGCCCGTATAAGCGATTTTTCAGTTGAAGAGATACTAAAGTATCCCTTTGAAGCGATTAAGCAGTTTAAACGCAAATTTAAAGGGGTAATTTTATTAAAAGGAAAAAATACAATTATAAGTTATGATGATAAATATTATGTTATTAATATAGGAAATAGTAAAATGGCAAATGCGGGTATGGGTGATTTATTGCTTGGTATGATAAGTTCGTATTATGCACAAGGATATAAACCACTTCACGCAGCTATATATGGAGCATATAATCACGCAAATATTGGTAGAAGACTATCAAAACATCATGAAATTGTTAATCCTACAATGATATCAAACGAAATGTAA
- the galU gene encoding UTP--glucose-1-phosphate uridylyltransferase GalU, giving the protein MKKIRKAVIPAAGLGTRVLPATKAQPKEMLAIVDKPAMQYLVEEIIASGITEILIVTGRNKDSIENHFDFSYELETILKEKGKDNLLKVVQDISNMSNIYYVRQKEPLGLGHAISRAESFVGDEPFVVLLGDDIMYAKEKPVTKQLIEKYEEIGGGNILGVQKVPKNEVHKYGIIEPDYMVDEKTYKVKNFIEKPDDDKAPSQYAALGRYVLEPEIFKYINKTNIDKTGEIQLTDAILAMAKDMDNLYSYSFDAKRYDTGDKFGMFCANVEFSLRHDELKDRVREYLKKLVDEL; this is encoded by the coding sequence ATGAAAAAAATAAGAAAAGCAGTAATCCCAGCAGCTGGATTAGGGACAAGAGTTTTACCAGCAACAAAGGCTCAACCGAAGGAAATGTTAGCTATTGTTGATAAACCAGCAATGCAGTATTTAGTAGAAGAGATAATTGCATCAGGAATTACTGAAATTTTAATAGTAACAGGTAGAAATAAAGATTCAATAGAAAATCATTTTGATTTTTCTTATGAATTAGAAACGATATTAAAAGAAAAAGGAAAAGATAATTTATTGAAGGTAGTTCAAGATATTTCAAATATGTCAAATATTTATTATGTAAGACAAAAAGAACCACTTGGTCTAGGACATGCTATATCAAGAGCAGAAAGTTTTGTAGGTGATGAGCCTTTTGTTGTACTTTTAGGTGATGACATAATGTATGCAAAAGAAAAACCAGTTACTAAACAATTGATTGAAAAATATGAAGAAATCGGTGGTGGAAACATATTAGGTGTACAAAAAGTACCCAAAAATGAAGTTCATAAATATGGTATTATAGAACCTGATTACATGGTTGATGAAAAAACATACAAAGTTAAAAACTTTATTGAAAAGCCAGATGATGATAAGGCACCAAGTCAGTATGCAGCACTTGGAAGATATGTATTAGAACCTGAAATATTTAAGTATATTAACAAAACAAATATTGATAAAACAGGTGAAATTCAATTAACGGATGCAATATTAGCTATGGCAAAAGATATGGATAATTTGTATTCATATAGTTTTGATGCTAAAAGATATGATACAGGAGATAAATTTGGAATGTTTTGTGCTAATGTTGAATTTAGCTTAAGACATGATGAACTTAAAGATAGAGTTAGAGAGTATTTAAAGAAACTTGTTGATGAATTATGA
- the truB gene encoding tRNA pseudouridine(55) synthase TruB has translation MNSKILLINKERGISSYKKIREVQKQYRFNKIGHVGTLDPMAEGLIMAISDNATKLSNFLMKQDKIYEVEMQLYYQTDTLDLEGKIVYSDDIREKYNIEDITNAMNAFIGEILQKPPMYSAIKINGKKLYNLARKEIFLDVPERPVNIYYIENIKTKDDDKISFTTKVSSGTYIRSLVRDIAIKLGTYATMTALKRVQIGDFKLPPDVSEIDVDNAIKLEKIYLSYKQYFELKNGMTIICSNKFNETSELLHAYYENNYVGIIKIIDRKNCDIYLKRTKFFE, from the coding sequence ATGAATAGTAAAATTTTACTTATAAATAAAGAAAGAGGAATTAGTTCATATAAAAAAATTAGAGAAGTACAAAAACAATATAGATTTAATAAAATAGGTCACGTAGGTACATTAGATCCGATGGCTGAGGGTTTAATAATGGCAATAAGCGATAATGCGACCAAGCTTTCTAATTTTTTGATGAAACAAGATAAGATATATGAGGTTGAAATGCAGTTGTATTATCAAACTGACACCTTAGATTTAGAAGGTAAAATAGTATATAGTGATGACATCAGAGAAAAATATAATATTGAAGATATAACAAATGCAATGAATGCTTTTATAGGAGAAATATTACAAAAACCTCCCATGTATTCAGCAATTAAAATAAATGGTAAAAAATTATATAATTTGGCTAGAAAAGAAATATTTCTTGACGTTCCAGAAAGACCTGTAAATATTTACTATATTGAAAATATAAAAACAAAAGATGACGATAAAATATCATTTACTACTAAAGTTTCATCAGGAACGTATATAAGATCACTTGTACGTGATATTGCAATAAAATTAGGAACTTATGCAACAATGACAGCACTTAAAAGAGTTCAAATTGGAGATTTTAAATTACCTCCTGATGTTAGTGAAATTGATGTAGATAATGCGATAAAGTTAGAAAAAATATATCTTAGTTATAAGCAGTATTTTGAATTAAAAAATGGAATGACTATAATTTGCAGTAATAAATTCAATGAAACTAGTGAATTGTTACATGCTTATTATGAAAATAATTATGTAGGAATAATAAAAATTATTGATAGAAAAAATTGTGATATTTATTTAAAAAGAACAAAATTTTTTGAGTAG
- a CDS encoding sensor histidine kinase, with translation MKKIKLKLANKISFAYILMFIIFMIFCEFFVIYFLRKQNYENNRILYSQKIQEINDFFDKLEDFSKKYNSITLDFNPKIKNNMMIYSKPFDSNGFEYRYIVRIRNSNGYDEIPLNTYINSTISKDKLIEKIETINKSIKSSYINKNIPVNINGSANSIYTVIRISRHIGGNTFDIYILKDKTDENLIYKTLILLLTLYTLIGLVIVVFLSNKLSKNILKPINNIIQIADLISTDDLSIRITPTDTNDELDNLIEIINGMLDRLNIAFDNQSKFISDVSHELRTPLTIIRGYAELALRHGENDSKISTESLEFIVSEVNNMKDLVDKLLFLARGDASTIKLKMETFDSEDFINQLQSGSLFFIRDHNLIIERNEKYALYADKSLLLQAIRAILENCVKYSDTGTNIYIKSYYDSSRKAAVISIKDQGIGISKEYFEKVFERFYRIDESRTKQTGGTGLGLSIVKKIVSLHNGKIELKSELNKGSEFILLIPSKGNNKIEKWS, from the coding sequence ATGAAGAAAATAAAATTAAAATTAGCTAATAAGATTTCATTCGCATATATATTAATGTTTATTATTTTTATGATTTTTTGTGAGTTTTTTGTTATATATTTTCTTAGAAAACAAAATTATGAAAATAATAGAATTTTGTATTCACAAAAAATACAAGAAATAAATGATTTTTTTGATAAATTAGAAGATTTTTCAAAAAAGTATAATAGTATAACGCTAGACTTTAATCCAAAAATAAAAAATAATATGATGATATATTCAAAGCCATTTGATAGTAATGGATTTGAATATAGATATATTGTTAGAATTAGAAATTCAAATGGTTATGATGAAATACCACTTAATACATATATTAACTCAACTATTAGCAAAGATAAACTTATAGAAAAAATTGAAACGATTAATAAAAGTATTAAAAGTTCATATATAAATAAAAATATACCTGTTAATATAAATGGGAGTGCTAATTCAATATACACTGTTATAAGAATTAGCAGACATATTGGTGGTAATACTTTTGATATCTATATTTTAAAGGATAAAACGGATGAGAATTTGATATATAAAACACTTATATTATTACTGACTTTATATACTTTAATAGGATTAGTAATTGTAGTATTTTTATCAAATAAGCTTAGTAAAAATATATTAAAACCAATTAATAATATTATACAAATTGCTGATTTAATTTCTACTGACGATTTAAGTATTAGAATCACACCAACAGATACTAATGATGAACTTGATAATTTAATTGAAATTATTAATGGAATGTTGGACAGACTTAATATTGCTTTTGATAATCAATCTAAATTTATATCAGATGTATCACATGAATTAAGAACACCACTTACAATAATTAGAGGTTATGCAGAATTAGCATTAAGACATGGTGAAAATGATTCTAAAATATCTACAGAATCACTTGAATTTATAGTCAGCGAAGTAAATAATATGAAAGATTTAGTTGATAAACTTTTATTTTTGGCTAGAGGAGATGCAAGTACAATAAAACTTAAAATGGAAACGTTTGATTCAGAAGATTTTATTAATCAGCTTCAAAGTGGTTCTTTATTTTTTATAAGAGATCATAATTTAATTATAGAAAGAAATGAAAAATATGCACTATATGCAGATAAAAGTTTATTATTACAAGCAATAAGAGCTATACTTGAGAATTGTGTAAAATATTCAGATACTGGTACAAATATATATATAAAATCATATTATGATTCATCTAGAAAGGCTGCGGTTATTTCTATAAAAGACCAAGGTATTGGAATTTCTAAAGAATATTTTGAAAAAGTATTTGAAAGATTTTATAGAATTGATGAATCAAGAACAAAACAAACAGGAGGAACAGGATTAGGACTTTCAATAGTAAAAAAAATAGTTTCATTACATAATGGTAAGATTGAATTAAAGTCTGAACTTAATAAAGGTTCTGAATTTATACTATTAATTCCATCAAAAGGCAATAATAAAATAGAAAAATGGAGCTAG
- a CDS encoding response regulator transcription factor, protein MKSRILVIEDDMKISKLIEMELRFEKFDVEVAFDGKDGLAKARYQKFDLVLLDLMLPKMNGIEVCKRIREESNVPIIILTAKDEISDKVVGFDYGADDYITKPFSIEELIARIRALLRRTEKVANVSENLQFEDLEIDYTAYEVRRNKNLIVLSKREFELLDYLVRNRGIVLSRDKILEEIWGFEYIGNDNILDLYIKYLRDKVDKNYDRKFIQTIRGVGFVFK, encoded by the coding sequence ATGAAAAGTAGAATACTAGTTATTGAAGATGATATGAAAATATCAAAATTAATAGAAATGGAACTAAGATTTGAAAAATTTGATGTTGAAGTTGCATTTGACGGTAAAGATGGATTAGCAAAAGCAAGATATCAAAAGTTTGATTTAGTTTTACTTGATTTAATGTTACCAAAAATGAATGGCATAGAAGTATGCAAAAGAATTAGAGAAGAATCAAATGTACCTATAATAATTTTAACTGCAAAAGATGAAATTAGCGATAAAGTTGTTGGTTTTGATTATGGAGCAGATGATTATATTACAAAACCATTTTCAATTGAAGAACTTATTGCAAGAATAAGGGCATTATTAAGAAGAACAGAAAAAGTTGCTAATGTTTCTGAAAATCTTCAGTTTGAAGATTTAGAAATAGACTATACTGCTTATGAAGTACGTAGAAATAAAAATTTAATTGTATTATCAAAAAGAGAATTTGAATTATTAGACTATTTAGTCAGAAATCGTGGTATAGTTTTATCTAGAGATAAGATATTGGAAGAAATATGGGGATTTGAATATATAGGTAATGATAATATTCTAGACTTATATATTAAGTACTTAAGAGATAAAGTTGATAAAAATTATGACAGAAAATTTATTCAAACAATACGTGGTGTAGGCTTTGTTTTTAAATAA
- a CDS encoding peptidase U32 family protein, whose protein sequence is MRKVELLSPAGNMEKLKEAFHFGADACYIGGGAFNLRGMSANFRDKELAQAIEYAHSLGKKIYVTLNIFAHNQDINYMPRFIKYLESIKVDGVIVSDLGVFHTVKENAPNLEIHISTQANSINWATVKAWRDLGATRVILAREMTLKEIKEIKEKVPNIEIEVFVHGAMCMAYSGRCLLSNYFTNRDANRGVCAQDCRWNYKVVAQDHENAGAHDIIEDAEGTYIFNAKDLCTIEFIDEIIKAGVDSLKIEGRMKSIYYNSIVTKQYREAIDKYYSGNYSFDEKWLYELQTISHRLYSKGFFFGKTTEEDQNYNTSLSYSQTYQLVANVLENLGNDEYQLYIRNKIIASEVELELIRPNEDPVKFRIDKFFNIKTNEYTDVVNPNTIAVIKTNIKMDEMDLIRVKLPVGYSVTDIDTKDI, encoded by the coding sequence TTGAGAAAAGTAGAACTTTTATCACCGGCAGGTAATATGGAAAAGTTGAAAGAAGCATTTCATTTTGGAGCAGATGCTTGCTATATTGGTGGTGGAGCTTTTAATTTAAGAGGAATGTCAGCTAATTTTAGAGATAAAGAGTTAGCGCAGGCAATTGAATATGCTCATAGTTTAGGAAAAAAAATATATGTAACTTTAAATATTTTTGCACATAACCAAGATATTAATTATATGCCAAGATTTATTAAATATCTTGAAAGTATAAAAGTTGATGGAGTAATTGTATCAGATTTGGGAGTTTTTCATACTGTAAAAGAAAATGCACCTAATCTTGAAATACATATAAGTACACAGGCAAACAGCATAAACTGGGCAACAGTAAAAGCTTGGAGAGACTTAGGAGCTACTAGAGTAATACTTGCCCGTGAAATGACTCTTAAAGAAATTAAAGAAATTAAAGAAAAAGTACCAAATATTGAAATAGAAGTGTTTGTACATGGAGCTATGTGTATGGCTTATTCAGGAAGATGTCTACTAAGTAACTATTTTACTAATAGAGATGCAAATAGAGGTGTATGTGCTCAAGATTGCAGATGGAATTATAAAGTGGTAGCACAAGATCATGAAAATGCTGGTGCACATGATATAATTGAAGATGCTGAAGGAACATATATATTCAATGCAAAAGATTTATGTACTATTGAATTTATAGATGAAATAATAAAAGCTGGTGTTGACTCATTAAAGATTGAAGGTAGAATGAAAAGTATTTATTATAATTCAATAGTTACAAAACAATATAGAGAAGCAATAGATAAATACTACAGCGGAAATTATAGTTTTGATGAAAAATGGTTGTATGAATTACAAACAATTAGTCATAGACTTTATTCAAAAGGTTTTTTCTTTGGTAAAACAACAGAAGAAGACCAAAACTACAATACAAGTTTATCGTATAGTCAAACATATCAGCTTGTTGCAAATGTACTTGAAAATTTAGGAAATGATGAATATCAACTATATATACGTAATAAAATAATTGCAAGTGAAGTTGAACTTGAATTAATAAGACCAAATGAAGATCCGGTTAAATTTAGAATAGATAAATTTTTTAATATAAAAACGAATGAATATACAGATGTTGTAAATCCTAATACTATAGCTGTGATTAAAACAAATATTAAGATGGATGAAATGGATCTTATAAGAGTTAAACTTCCTGTTGGTTATTCTGTTACTGATATTGATACTAAGGATATATAA
- the dnaB gene encoding replicative DNA helicase, giving the protein MQDNFENIGAEEYLLGMLLCEGSLMGEISRFLKPDDFNNKNNSSIYSAMYSIYSRNGDINLIVLEEELKKLQVYENIGGRERLNELFEMAPLETSIDIFAGIVKDKSVKRKVIEICHYLTDLIKRDYGSYNDILDIAQSKIIKLTSDNNTSDVLTLEDLGKQRIEKIIKLSEHDANEHIGIPSGYNEYDRITGGFHKSDLLILAARPGVGKTAFALNLALNASKNHKKVLIFSLEMGNEQLYDRLLAIESGFSLSKIRNNALSENETIMLNKHIERMSKYDLYITDVPGVNLLDIKNICRKLKTTDGIDFVIVDYLQLITPTADASKVREQQVSEISRGLKILAKELQVPILTLSQLSRSVENRTDKTPMLSDLRESGAIEQDADIVMFLSKEPRVEGAEETMTNVIIGKHRNGSIGELQLAFRQECQKFINIHKVQSGGEH; this is encoded by the coding sequence ATGCAAGATAATTTTGAAAATATTGGTGCAGAAGAATATTTACTTGGAATGTTGCTTTGTGAAGGAAGTTTAATGGGAGAAATCAGTAGATTTTTAAAGCCTGATGATTTTAATAACAAAAATAACAGTTCAATATATTCAGCTATGTATTCAATATATAGTAGAAATGGTGATATTAATTTAATAGTACTGGAAGAAGAGTTAAAGAAATTACAGGTTTATGAAAATATTGGTGGAAGAGAAAGATTAAATGAACTTTTTGAAATGGCCCCTTTAGAAACTAGTATTGATATATTTGCAGGTATAGTTAAAGATAAATCTGTAAAAAGAAAAGTAATTGAAATTTGTCATTACTTGACTGATTTAATTAAAAGAGATTATGGAAGTTATAATGATATTTTAGATATAGCTCAATCTAAAATAATTAAATTAACTTCTGATAATAACACAAGTGATGTATTAACTCTTGAAGATTTAGGAAAGCAAAGAATAGAAAAAATTATTAAACTTAGTGAACATGATGCAAATGAACATATAGGAATACCTTCTGGATATAATGAATATGACAGAATAACGGGAGGATTTCATAAATCTGATTTATTAATACTTGCAGCAAGACCTGGTGTCGGTAAAACTGCATTTGCACTTAATTTAGCATTGAATGCCTCAAAAAATCATAAGAAGGTATTAATATTTTCTTTAGAAATGGGTAACGAACAATTATATGACAGATTACTTGCAATAGAATCAGGCTTTTCTCTTAGTAAAATTAGAAATAATGCACTTAGTGAAAATGAAACAATCATGTTAAATAAACATATAGAAAGAATGTCAAAATATGATTTATATATTACTGATGTTCCAGGTGTAAATTTATTAGATATAAAAAATATATGTAGAAAATTAAAGACAACCGATGGTATTGATTTCGTAATTGTTGATTACCTACAACTTATAACTCCAACAGCTGATGCTTCTAAAGTCAGAGAACAACAGGTTTCTGAAATATCAAGAGGTTTAAAAATTCTTGCAAAAGAACTTCAAGTTCCCATTTTAACGTTATCGCAACTTTCAAGATCTGTTGAAAATAGAACGGATAAAACACCGATGTTATCAGATTTAAGAGAATCTGGTGCGATAGAACAAGATGCCGACATAGTAATGTTTTTATCAAAAGAACCTAGAGTTGAGGGGGCAGAAGAAACGATGACTAATGTAATAATAGGAAAACATAGAAATGGTTCAATAGGAGAATTACAGTTAGCATTTAGACAAGAATGTCAAAAATTTATAAATATTCATAAAGTTCAATCAGGAGGAGAACATTGA
- the rplI gene encoding 50S ribosomal protein L9 — translation MKVKVILLDNIKSIGKKDEVIEVKDGYANNFLYPQKKAVPATPENLNKLKAKSEKTKKTYEKEIDLAKTLAENLKDKVVILQVKAGENGKVFGSIGAKEIADEMLKQLNISVDKKKFSNDARIKSLGIHSVELKLHSEVKAFIKVEVKGL, via the coding sequence ATGAAAGTAAAAGTAATCTTGCTTGATAATATTAAATCTATTGGGAAAAAAGATGAAGTAATTGAGGTAAAAGACGGATATGCTAATAACTTTTTATATCCACAAAAAAAAGCAGTGCCGGCAACTCCTGAAAATTTAAATAAACTTAAAGCCAAATCTGAAAAAACAAAAAAAACTTATGAAAAGGAAATAGATCTTGCAAAAACTTTAGCTGAAAATTTAAAAGATAAAGTTGTTATTTTACAAGTTAAAGCTGGTGAAAACGGTAAGGTATTTGGGTCAATAGGTGCAAAAGAAATTGCTGATGAAATGCTAAAACAATTAAATATATCAGTTGATAAAAAGAAATTTTCAAATGATGCACGTATTAAGTCATTGGGAATTCATAGTGTTGAACTTAAATTACATAGCGAAGTGAAGGCATTTATAAAAGTTGAAGTGAAAGGATTATAA
- the dnaX gene encoding DNA polymerase III subunit gamma/tau has protein sequence MNLTLYRKYRPESFENVFGQEHIKRAISNALKENKLSHAYLFNGPRGVGKTTIARLIAKSVNCLVNGISDKPCMECENCIEIANGSSLDVIEIDAASNRGIQEIRQLKENIQYQPVKCRKKVYIIDEVHMLTKEAFNALLKTLEEPPEHVIFILATTEIDKIPDTIISRCGCYDFKILSKTEILDMLSYCVSSENININNESLELVYLKSGGSARDSFSILEKLISTYIDEDITLEKTQNALGIIPITYLEKFYNILLENNKQEAFNFIDVLYKNAFQIDVFFKDFCDYLKENEQDINKKIRDIGIIYKNINEFKYEDDKRILAYVLVYELFNLNYTVITGKNDEKKQKKTNESKEDFSYEKLLDHLINQGQIFYNNVLREYRFVKFEDDTVFITPISDFKYASLILSNEEHIRIIEEEIFNLYNRRFNLSVTNNDSIKNKDKDIEFNNTVVNLFSAQEI, from the coding sequence ATGAATTTAACATTATATAGAAAATATAGACCTGAGAGTTTTGAAAATGTTTTTGGACAAGAACATATAAAAAGAGCTATAAGTAATGCTTTGAAAGAAAATAAATTATCTCATGCTTATTTATTTAATGGACCTCGTGGTGTAGGAAAGACTACTATTGCAAGACTTATTGCCAAAAGTGTTAATTGTTTAGTTAATGGAATTAGTGATAAGCCTTGTATGGAATGTGAAAACTGTATAGAAATTGCAAATGGGTCATCACTTGATGTTATAGAAATAGATGCAGCTTCTAATAGAGGTATACAAGAAATTAGACAATTAAAGGAAAATATACAGTATCAACCAGTAAAATGTAGAAAAAAAGTATATATAATTGATGAAGTTCATATGCTTACAAAAGAAGCATTTAATGCACTTTTAAAAACTTTAGAAGAACCGCCTGAGCATGTTATTTTTATACTTGCAACAACAGAAATTGATAAAATACCAGATACAATAATATCAAGATGTGGTTGTTATGATTTTAAAATATTATCAAAAACAGAAATATTGGATATGCTAAGCTATTGTGTTAGTTCTGAAAATATTAATATTAATAATGAAAGTTTGGAACTTGTTTATTTAAAATCTGGTGGAAGTGCAAGAGACAGTTTTTCAATATTGGAAAAATTGATCTCAACTTATATAGATGAAGATATAACATTAGAGAAGACACAGAATGCGTTAGGAATTATTCCTATAACTTATTTAGAAAAATTTTATAATATTCTTTTAGAAAATAACAAACAAGAAGCATTTAATTTTATTGATGTGTTATATAAAAATGCTTTTCAAATAGATGTATTTTTTAAAGATTTTTGTGATTATTTGAAGGAAAATGAACAAGATATAAATAAAAAAATTAGAGACATTGGTATAATTTATAAAAATATAAATGAATTTAAGTATGAAGATGATAAGAGGATATTAGCTTATGTACTTGTTTACGAACTATTTAATTTAAATTATACAGTTATAACCGGAAAAAATGATGAAAAAAAACAAAAAAAGACTAATGAGTCTAAAGAGGATTTTAGTTATGAAAAATTATTAGATCATTTAATAAATCAAGGTCAGATATTTTATAATAATGTGCTTAGAGAATATCGTTTTGTTAAATTTGAAGATGATACGGTATTTATAACACCAATAAGTGATTTTAAATATGCTTCTTTGATATTATCAAATGAGGAACATATTAGAATTATAGAAGAAGAAATTTTTAATTTATATAATAGAAGATTTAATTTATCTGTTACTAATAATGACAGTATAAAAAATAAAGATAAAGACATTGAATTTAATAATACAGTTGTTAATTTATTCAGTGCACAAGAAATTTAA
- a CDS encoding patatin-like phospholipase family protein yields MFKILCLDGGGARGYFTSYMIKKIEEEYNIKAYEYFDLIVGTSTGALIAGAIGLGIDINEIIDMYLNQSKMIFKTRPFPNNGAIGSKFSREYISNLIHNKYQNKSFEDLKTKVIITATDVTTGLPIIIKSWKKNKLNLIDSVLSSSSAPCYFDPFPVEDTYFTDGCIWANNPVLVGLSQAVSEKEFNKSIDEIKILSIGTGKNISKKEIEPLSIPFSKGDKKWGIVGWGFTLPNLFLQSSVIANDMIIKDIIKSPNYARIEYFTDIKLSVDKIPTKLIHEKDRIFNEHRHMLDEFFKTREVKIETKKYNFIQKLAKKIFKI; encoded by the coding sequence ATGTTTAAAATACTTTGTTTAGATGGTGGAGGAGCTAGAGGTTATTTTACTTCTTATATGATAAAAAAAATAGAAGAAGAATATAATATAAAAGCATATGAATATTTTGATTTAATTGTTGGAACAAGTACTGGGGCTTTGATTGCTGGAGCAATAGGTTTAGGGATTGATATTAATGAAATAATTGATATGTATTTAAATCAAAGTAAAATGATTTTTAAAACTAGACCTTTTCCAAATAATGGAGCAATTGGAAGTAAATTTTCAAGAGAATATATAAGTAATTTAATACATAATAAATATCAAAATAAGAGTTTTGAAGATTTAAAAACTAAGGTTATTATTACTGCAACAGATGTAACAACTGGACTTCCAATTATTATAAAATCTTGGAAAAAAAATAAATTAAATTTAATTGATTCAGTATTAAGTTCAAGTAGTGCACCTTGTTACTTTGATCCTTTTCCTGTAGAGGATACATATTTTACAGATGGATGTATATGGGCTAACAATCCTGTTCTTGTTGGATTATCACAAGCTGTATCTGAAAAAGAATTTAATAAATCCATTGATGAAATTAAAATATTATCAATAGGAACAGGTAAAAATATTTCTAAAAAAGAAATTGAACCTTTATCTATTCCATTTTCTAAAGGTGATAAAAAATGGGGTATAGTAGGTTGGGGATTTACACTTCCTAATTTATTTTTACAAAGTTCAGTAATTGCTAATGATATGATAATAAAAGACATTATTAAATCACCTAATTATGCAAGAATTGAATATTTTACAGATATAAAATTGTCTGTTGATAAAATACCTACAAAATTAATTCATGAAAAAGACAGAATTTTTAATGAACATAGACACATGCTTGATGAGTTTTTTAAAACACGAGAAGTTAAAATTGAAACAAAAAAATATAATTTTATACAAAAATTAGCAAAAAAAATATTTAAAATTTAG